The Campylobacterota bacterium sequence TTTGACGACAAAAGTCTTTTTGTCGATCCATGCCGTCAGACCGCACGAAGCTTCACAGTTCGAACACGCCGTAGGGACGATCATGTAATCGTTGACGTAGATACCTTCGGGGTTCTCTTCGCTCTGAACGCCGTGGCGGTCGATACCGCCCCGTTTCCAGTCGACGCCGTCAAGCTCCTGGAAATGGTTCCACTGATCCAGCGGCGGATAGAACGAGAGGCTGTCCGGCGTATTGGTAAATTTGCTCTTTTCGACCGATTCGGCGACCGCGTCGGCGGTAAACACCCCTTTCGCGATCGCGGCGCCCGTTACGGTTAACGCGGCGCCTTTTAAAAATGTTCTTCTACTTTCCAAATACATCATAATTTGACCCTCTTTAGCTCATTGGTAACAATTGGGGGATAACCAGCCAAACGTGTTTGCTGACCCACAATCCGATCAATGCCGATACGGCAGCGATTTTCAACAGATAATACGACTGGTTTTTAATGCTCAGGCATACGAGTACCATCGGTACGATGAATGCCATCACCTGCCCGATCCAGAACATTACGGTGTACTCGCCGCCTTTGACGTAATGGAGCACCGCAGCGACCTCTTCGGCTTTCATCGGTCCGAAAATCAGTTCGGCCATGTAAAGGATAAACGCTGCCGCGGCGCTGAGTCCCAGGACAACGGCGAGATCTTTTTTGATCGCGTCGGAAAACTTGTTTCCGCCCAGCAGCAGCATCGTTGCCGATCCCGCCAGCAACGCGGCGAGGATCATCTGCGCCGACTCAGTCGGCATCTGCCAGATTTCACGCGCCGTCGACTGTGCCATCAGACCCGCGGTATACAGGGTGACGGGAACCGCCAGAAGGGTTGTCCATCCGAGCAGTTTGTCGTAGAGCGCTTCGTCTTTTTTCAGATAGATCGCGTACGCCATACCGAAAAGCAACCCGACGAAACCTGTCGCCATCCATGCGCCGATCGTAATCGCCGACGTAAGGTGCGGGTAGAAAAAGATGTGCCAGAAGCGGAACATCTGGTGCAGGTCGATCACCGTAAAGAACAGGAAGATATGGATAAAGACGATCGAAATCGCCACTACCGGGAAACGGATGAACCCTGTCTGCTCCGGGTGTTTTTTCAACAGGTAAAACGCAAGGAAAATAATACCGGTACCGATACTTTTCGCCCACATGTTCATCGTGATGATCCAGCCCCACACGATACCGGGAAGGGCCACGTCAAGAACTACGACCGCATTGGTCGCTGCAATTGTTTCATGTACCATTAGTGCCCTCCGACGGGAAGATGTGTGATGTTGTTGAAGAGGTTATGCCCCTCTTCGCGTACCGACGCCAGAGGATTGAGCGTCACATTGCCGCCGCCGACGTAGTAGTGGTGCGGGAACGTTCCGCGCTCAGGCTTACGCACCTGTACGTTGCCCTGATGCGACTGGATGTATTTGCTGATGTTCGAGGTCGGATCGTCGAGGTCTCCGAAAATGTTCGCTTCGACCGGGCATGCGACGACACACGCCGGCATCATTGCGCTGGCGATACGGTGGGCACAGTAAGTACATTTGTCGGCAGTTTGGGTTTGCGGATCGATGTAAATCGCACCGTACGGACACGCCATAACACATCCGGCACAGCCGATACAACGCTCTTTGTCGATATTGACGATGCCGTTTTCGAGGTAGTGCAGCGCACTGACCGGACAGATGCGTTCACACGGTGCGTTGGCACAGTGGTTACAGCGAAGCGGCGTAAACGTCCGTTTTGTTTCGGGGAAGGTCCCTACGTCGACATATTTAACACGGAGGCGCCATGTAGAGAGCGGAACTTCGTTTTCCACTTTACAGGCGATCTCACAGCCCTTACAACCCATACAGAGGCGAAGGTCTACCAAGAAACCCAATTGCATATATTCTCCTTATTCCTGATTCACGTCCTGTCGTCCGCATCATTACCTGAGCGAATAACATTTATAATATGCCGTGATTACAGGCATTTGACGGCATTACTGCTGGGTTGATGGTAGCCAAAGTTGCTTTAACCGAAACTAAATGGGTCCGGGATTTTGCTATAACTTTTTGATATGTGTAACCAAACGGGATTCCCCCGCGGGAAGGGAAATTTTATTGAAGATTATGTGCAGTTTTTTTGATCAATCGTCCAAACGGACGCGGACCGATGCTTCGTGTGCTCCGAGCCCTTCGGTATGGGCGATCAGGGCGCACGCACCCCCGATTTCGTTGATCGCGGCGCGCGAAAACGCGATGATGGACGATTTTTTCATAAAGTTCTCGACTCCCAGCGGAGAGTAGAACCTTGCGGTTCCTCCCGTGGGAAGAGTGTGGTTGGGACCCGCAACGTAGTCGCCGATCGCTTCGGGGGTATAGTGTCCCAGGAAAATCGCCCCCGCATGCTTGATGGAGGGGAGAAGCGCGAAAGGGTTGTCGGTTGAGACTTCGAGGTGTTCCGGGGCGATCTCGTTCATCAGCTTAACCGCCTCTTCCATCGTTTCGGTCACAATGATCGCCGCACGTTCATCGATTGATTTGCGTGCGATCTCCTCACGCGGGAGCTTGGACAACCAACTTTCGATTTCCGCGGCGCAGGCGTCGGCAAACGCACGGGAAGGGGTGATCAAAATCGAACTGGCCATTTCGTCGTGTTCGGCCTGTGATAGCAAGTCGATCGCGATGTGGTTCGGATTAGCCGAATCGTCGGCCAATACCCCGATCTCGCTGGGGCCTGCGATCATGTCGATGTTCACTTCGCCGAAGACCATCTTTTTGGCCGTCGCGACGAAAATATTCCCCGGCCCCGTGATGACGTCGACTTTGGGAATCGTTCGGGTTCCGTACGCCATCGCCGCGATCGCGCTGGCCCCTCCGACTTTGAATACCTGGTTCACGCCGCACAAATGGCAGGCGGCGAGGAGCAGCTCGTTGGGCTCGTTGTCCGGGGTGGGCGTCGCGACGACGATCTGCTCCACCCCCGCGACCTGAGCGGGGATGACGTTCATGAGCAGCGAGCTCGGATAGGCCGCTTTGCCGCCGGGGATATAGAGCCCCGCACGATCGACCGGCGTCACTTTCTGCCCCAGGATCGTTCCGTTGGCTTCGGTATCGAACCAGCTCTTGGGGAGCTGCTTTTCATGGTAGGCGCGAATACGGTCGTACGCGAGGTGGAGCGACGCTTTGAGATCGGCGTCGAGGGCATCGTACGCTTTTTTCATGTCGGCGGGATCGATCCGCAGCTCTTCCCCGCTTTTGGGGGTCCAGCGGTCGAATTTGGCGATGTGACGGATCAGGGCATCGTCATTGTCCGAGCGGATCTCGTCGATCAGCCCCTTCACGATCGAAGAGACGTGCTCCATGTCCATTTTACCCCGTCCCAGGAGTTCCTCGAAGACGGCGGGGAACGTCGAATCGTTTGCGTTGATAAGGGTCATTGCTATCCTTTATTTTTTTGATGCCGGAGCGGCGTACTCTTTTTTGACGGTGTCGAGCGCGTACAGAAAATCTTCGACGCCCACCGCCCCCATAACCGGTTCGAACATCGGGGTTTTCCCTTTGATAAACCATGTCGCGGGGGTACCGGGGGTCATGAGCGACTGCGGGACTCCGCCCTCTTCCATCACCCCTTCGTACGCGACAAAATCACGGTTCACAATCGCTGAAACTTTGGGGTTTTTCAGGGTCTCTTTTTTCAACACGTCGCACCATTTGCACCCGTACTTTGTCACCACGACCATCAGGGGTTTTTTCTCTTTCGCGGCGCGTTCAATGGCGCCGGAAAGGTCTTTTTCCCATTTGATCTCACCGCCGAACAATACCGCCGAACCCAGTAAAAGCGCCGCTACGATCTTAATCATCTTTTTTCACCTTTTTGAGAATTTCCTTGGCGATCTGGGGGATCTCTTTTTCGCTCACGTCGATCACGATATCGGCCGCTTTTTTGTACAGCGGCGAACGCTCTTCGTAGAGCTTTTTGGCTTTCTCGATATCCTGGAACAACGGGCGTTTGCGCAGTTTCTTTTCCGCGTTGGGGTGTTCGAGGATACGGCCGTAAATCGTCTCGAACGGAGCGTACAGATAGACCACCGTCCCGATTTTCGAGAGATTGGGCACTTTAAAAAATCCCCCGCCCGTCGAAATCAGGGTACTTCGCACCTCTTTTTGAAGCCACAGGGCCACTTTACGCTCGAGGGCGCGAAAATACTCTTCCCCTTCCTCGGCGAAGATTTTTTTGATTTTACGGTTTTCCATGCTTTCGATAATATCGTCCGTATCAAGGGCGATCATATCGGAGAGTTTGACGATCTCGCGTGCGACCGAGCCTTTGCCCACTCCCATAAAACCGATCAGTACAATATTTTTCATCTTCCGTCTTTATTCTATGGCTTATAATAGCGAAATCATATCACGCATTAACTTAGGAGTGTTTCTTGATACGTCCGTCCAATCTTTTTGAAGGGCCCGTGCCGCCCGAAAACGGCGAAGTGTTTACCCCTGTGTTCGAAACCTCCGGTCTTCGGATCGAAGCGATACGCTCCCGTCTTAAAACGCCCGGCGAATGGTACGATCAGGTAGAAAACGAATGGGTAATGCTCGTTTGCGGGGAAGCGATGCTCGAGATTGCGGGCGAGGTGCTGCGGCTGCGGGGGGGAGACCATCTCCTGATCCCCGCCCGTACCCCGCACCGGGTGTTGTCGACGGCCCAAGACACCTATTGGATCGGTGTCTTCAGCTCTTGAATTCGTTGATGCGCGCCGAAAGTGACTGCGCCACTTCGAGGAGCTGACGGGAGTCGTTTTCGATCTGTTCGACACTGTGGCGGTTGTTTTCGGAAACGACGTTGATCTGCGAAATTTTCTCGATGATCCACTCGATGTGACCGACCACCTCGATCGAGTCGTTGTACGAACGCTGCGCCACGGCGACGGAGCGCTCCATTTCTCCGGACGTTGCCGAGATTTTCTCTTCGACTTCATTGGAAATCGCGGTCAGTTCATTCATGTTTTTGGCATTTTCGCCCATTTTGTCGCTGACGTCGTTGATCGCCTGAACGATCGTACCGACGCTGATCTCGATTTCGGTGAGGCTTTTCTGGGTCCGTTCGGCCAGCTTGCGCACCTCATCGGCAACGACGGCAAACCCGCGCCCGTGTTCCCCAGCCCGTGCCGCTTCGATCGCGGCGTTAAGCGCAAGGAGGTTTGTCTGGTCCGCGATGTCCTTGATGACGCCCAGAACGTTTTTGACCTGGTCGGCATCCTGGCGCAACGAGATCAACTGCGACGCCATGTCGTGTTCCGTTTCGATGTAACCGTCCACTTCGCTGACGAGTTTGTACAGGGCATCTTTGGCGGTCACCAGCTCTTCGTTGGCGTTGGCGACGTTTTTCTGTGTCTGTTCGGAGATGGCGATGGCACCCGAGAGGATCTCTTTGATCGAATGGCTTTTTTGGGTAGTCGCCTCGACGATTTGGCGCTCTTGTTCCACACCGGCCGAAATTTTGCGGGTAGCGTCGGTGATGGTCGTGGCGATCGTCGAGTTTTGACGTCCGAGTTCCTTGACCTCGTTCACGGTCTCCTGTACCATCCCTACGAAACGGTTCACCGCAAGGGCCGCTTCGGAAAACTCGTCTTCTTTGGTCACTTCCAGCCGCTTGGTGAGGTCTTTGTCGCCGCTGACCAGCGATCCGATCCGGTTTCGCAGCCCTTCGAGCGGATTAAGAACCTCTTTCCCGAAAAAGATATTCAGTACCGAGACGAACGTAATCACGACGATCCCCAGCGCGATGAGGAGGATCGTTTCGGTCTTGCTGATCTCCGCATCGTTTTTCTCGAGCGAAATAACCAGATCCATGACCCCCAGCACGTCCCCGCTTTGGATATTGGTATGGCACGCCAGACACCGTTCCTCGGCGACAAGCGGCTGCAGAAGGCGGATGGTATGCGAACCGTTCGTGTTTTCGGTCACGACCGGCTGTTTGTTTTTGAATATCTCCTTGACCATCGGCTCATTCGTGAATTTGGCATCGAGCCCGAACAGATCGATGACGGCCTGCGATTTCTCGACTTTGAGTTTTTCGATCCCTTCGATCGTCTGTGCGTTCTTGATCGCCTCTTCCACGACTTTGGGATCACCCGCGAGCATGCTTTGCGACAGGGTCTGGAAAATCGACTGGCTCAACATGTTCAGCGAACGTTTTGCCGTTTCGTTCGAAAAATCGTGAAACGTCGTCGTCAGGTACCAATAAATGGCACCCAACCCCATAAAACTGAACAGAAGCGTCGAAAAGATGATTTTGGACTTGACGGTTTTAAGCATACGTACCCCATAGTGTGATTCTCATGCGTTTATTGTACCGTATATCTGTCCCCTTTTTGTGGCAAAGTCACAATTCCTTCTCGGGTTTGAATTTTTACCGGAAGGTTCATCGGGCGGCGCATCGTCACCGGGTCGACTTTGCTGATGCTAAAATGCAGATGCGGCCCGCTGCTGTAGCCGGTGTTGCCCGAATAGCCGATCAGGTCTCCCTGCGCCACTTTCTGCCCGATGCGCACGGCCGCTCCCCCCCGCTTCAGGTGGTAATAATTGGCCATCGTCCCGTCGCTGTGCTCGATGATCACGTAATTGGCGTACTGGCGAAAATCGGGACTCAATCCTCCCCTGTCGTGCGATCCTTCGGCACCCACGACCGTTCCCTCCCGGGCGGCATGAATCGGCGTCCCTATGGGAACGGGAAAATCGATCGCGTAGGCCGAAAGCCCCTTGTGAGTGATCCCGCCGTGGTACCCTTGCGAAACAACGATGTTCGACCCTTTCGCAAAAGGGAGCGCGTAACGGTAATGGTCGTCATGAACGGCGAACGCCGAACCCCGCACCCACCCGTATGCCGCACGGTAATTGACTCCCTGCGCGGCAGAAAGTCGCGCGAGGGCAAGTACTTTTTTCCGGCTGTTTCCGGGGATTTCGATGAAAAAAGGGATTTTCGAGGAGGGCTTGAGATTCTCGATCGAAGCAAAATCGATGTTCAGCGTTACCGTGTAGGGATTAAGATTTTCGGCTTCGAATTCGAATCCCCCCTTCCCGTCGGATTCGGCACTGAGGATAACGCTGTTACGCGATCCGATTTGGGCCGTTTTTTTGACGGCGGCCGCCTCGGAGCGTTTGAGAATCTTCAGATGCTCTTCGTATGCCTGTTCCTGCTCCAGGGCCATCTGAATGCTCCGGTTTTCCAGAGCTTCTTCTTCTTTGAGCTTTTCGAGGGGAGGAAGCGATTTTTTCGGATAGTTCCGATCGTAAAACGCTATCGCTTCGGAACGGATGCGGGGATGGTGGAGCGGCTCGAGAGGGATCGAAACCAGCTGTTCGAAACCGTTCTTGTCTTCGCTCTCCATCGCGCGCAGCAGCGACTTTCGGTAGAGGGAGTCGATCGATTCCTTGCTGCGGGCAAGCTCTCTCAATTCCCGCAGATATGCGGCAAGACGCTCCTTTTCAGGTTGCGGTAGACGGGCGATTCGGGAACCCTCCGCCAGGGTCGAGCGGATTTTTTCGACAAACTGCCGCAACGAAGCGCTCTCTTGTTCCATCACCGCTTTTCGGCTCAACCGTTCGACCGACTCCGCGTTTTTCTCCAGCGGCCCGGCAAGGGTGTAATAGGGAAGCGTATCGCCGTTTCCGGCAGCCAGAACGAACGAAAACAACACCATCAGAACCGTCCGCACGCCGACACCGCCCTTTTGCTTTTTGATTAATTGTATCATTATTGCTCTGAGGCTATAATATCGTCTATTTTAACTGTGAGGTCAAGGCATGTCCAAACGTATTTTAGAAGTGATCAAGCCGGGCGTCGTGTTCGGCGACGATGTCCAGAAACTTTTCGAAATCGCCAAAGAAGAAGGGTTCGCCCTCCCGGCGGTCAACGTCGTCGGAACCGATTCGATCAACGGCGTCCTCGAAGCGGCCAAGCTGGTCAATTCCCCCGTCATCATCCAGTTCTCCAACGGGGGAGCGAGCTATTACGCGGGGAAAGGTCTGAGCAACGACAATGAAAAAGCGGCGATTGCGGGAGCGATCAGCGGTGCGATGCACGTGCACATGATGGCCGAAGCCTACGGCATTCCCGTCATTCTCCATACCGACCACGCGTCGCGCGAACTGCTCCCGTGGATCGATGCCCTTTTGGATGCGGGGGAGAAACACTACGCCCAGTACGGCAAACCTCTTTTCAGCTCCCACATGCTCGATCTTTCCGAAGAGAGCCTCGAAGAAAACGTCGCAACGTGTGCCCTTTATCTCAAGCGGATGGACAAAATCGGCATGACCCTCGAAATCGAGCTGGGCGTTACCGGGGGTGAAGAAGACGGCGTCGACAACACCAACATCGACAACGCCCTTCTCTATACCCAACCCGAAGACGTGGCGTACGCGTACGAAAAACTGAGCGCCGTGAGCAAACGTTTCACCGTTGCCGCCTCTTTCGGTAACGTCCACGGGGTATACAAGCCCGGAAACGTCGTCCTAACCCCCATCATCCTCGACAACTCGCAAAAATACATCAAGGAAAAATTCCACACCGCTTCAAACAAACCGGTCGATTTCGTCTTCCACGGCGGTTCGGGTTCAACCCTCGAAGAGATCCGCGAAGCAATCAGCTACGGCGTCATCAAAATGAACATCGACACCGACACCCAGTGGGCCACCTGGGAAGGGGTCAAAAACTACTATGAAAAGTACAAAGACTACCTCCAGGGACAGATCGGAAACCCTGAGGGTGAAGACAAACCGAACAAAAAATACTACGACCCGCGCAAATGGCTCCGCGACGGCCAGAAAACCCTTGTCGAACGGGTCAAACAAGCATTCAGCGACCTCAACGCGATCGACCGCAACTAACGTTCCTCCGCTTCTGGGCGGAGAGGTTGGATCTTCGCCGCTTCCGGGATAGAAATGTTTCCCGCATAATTCAATCGATTGTTTTTACCATTGCAGTACTTCCCCCGCTGGAGGAAGAGAAGAAAAGAAGCTTTATTTGGTGTAGGTAATTTTGGCTTTTTCGCGCAGGGAGTTCATTTTTTTCTCCATGTGCGCTTTGAACTTGTCCATTTTCAACCGCTGCTCGATAAAGTTTTTCACTTCATCGAATCCGAGTTTTTTCGCCGCTTTTTTGTCTTCGATGTAGATGACATGGTATCCGAACTGGCTTTGGACCGGAGTCGCCGACATTGTCCCTTCTTTCATCGCGAACGCGGCATCGTTAAACGAAGGAACCATCTGCCCGCGCGGGAAATATCCGAGGTCTCCGCCTTTTGCCGCGCTCGGTCCCGTCGACTTCGATTTGGCCTGGGCGATGAATTCGTTGCGCAGTTTGTCGCCGCTGAGCCCTTTCATGCTTTTGATCACCGCTTCGGCTTCCGCTTTGGATTTGACCAGGATATGACGCGCGCGGATTTTTTCTTTATCGATGAACTCGTCGGCGTTTTTGTCAAAATATTCTTTGACCTCTTTGGGATCGACTTTGATCGAATCGAACTGCTCTTTCTCCCAGATTTTGGCCGCGAGCTGTACCCGAAGACGGCTCATCAGCGCTTCGAGCTCTTGCTTGTACTCTTTGGATTCGAGGACCCCGGTACGTTTGGCATCGTCGTATACCAGTTCCTGCGCGATCATCCCTTCGATGATCCGCTGCCGCAATTCGTTTTGTTTCTCTGCCGGGAGTGAGTCAAACCGCCCCTGGGTCCCTTCCATCAATACCTTGTTGACTTCCTCGGAGGTGATTTCGTCACCGTTGACCGTTGCCAAAACACCCGCGGATGCCATCGGAGCACCCAACAACAAACCCAAAACCCAAGCGGCATAAAAACGCTTCATTGCTTTCCTTATATTCCCTGTCTGCACAGGGATTTTGATTTCGGCATTATAATACATTTGAGAGTATAGTACGCAAAAAATAACCGAAATTAAACGGCGTTCTCCAGCCGTTGCGATTGGGCCGTTTTGAGATAGCGTTCAATCGTCTGGAGAAGGAAATGTTTGTCGATCGGTTTGGCCAGGTGCGCGTCGAGCCCGGCCGCGACGATCCGTTCGCGGTCCCCGATGAGGGCGTGTGCGGTGAGGGCGATAACGGGGACGAATCCCCGCTGGTCGCGTTTGTCGATCTCTTTGATCAGTCTCGTCGCCGTCAGACCGTCCATGACCGGCATGTCGATGTCCATCACGACGAGGTCGAAGGGTTCTTTGAGATAGGCATCGACCGCTTTTTGGCCGTTATCGACCGCAACCACCTGGAAACGTTCCTGTCGCAGAATCGTTTCGAGCAGCTTCAGGTTGATCAGGTTGTCTTCGGCGATCAGGATCTTGATCTCTTCCTGCCGCGGAATACTCTGCACCTCGGGACTGCGGGAGATATATTCTTTGGGCATTTTGTTCCACACGACCGCGAGCGTTTTGTGCAACGCGCCGGGCAGAATGGGGAGCGTGACGATCGATTCGACCGATTCGACGATCGCATCGGCCTGTTCACCGTATTCGAATTTCATGATCGGAACGACCTGAAGGTTCGGGTAGGTCGATTTGATCGCATCCACCTGCGACGGGGAGAGATGGGGAACGTCCAAAAACAGGACGTCGCTTTCGTGCAGCGCCGTATTGACCAGATCGTGTATCCCCTTGACCCGCACTTTGAAGAGTTCAAGGTATTTGTACAGCAACGCTCCCTGGGTCGAAAAATGGTGGTCGTGGGTATAGATGAGAGAACGGGTCCCCTCGACAAAATCGAACGCCCCCGCTTCGGTAATCTCGTGCACGATCCGGAACGAAAACCGTGACCCTTTGCCCGGTTCCGAAGCGAGCATCAGATGCGAATCCATCATATCGACGTATTTGTGGCTGAGGCTCAGCCCGATCCCCATGCCGTCTTTTCCGCGACGCTGGTTCTCCCACGCCGATGCGAAGGGACGCAGCAGGGTTTTGATTTTTGCGGGTTCGATCCCGATCCCGGTGTCGCTGACCGCGTACTCCACTTCAATCCGCCCGGCTTCTTCCTGAACGATCAGAATCTCGACGAGGACCTGTCCCCCTTCTTCGGTAAATTTGATCCCGTTTTGGATCAGGTTTCGCATCACGGTCAGGATCTTGTCCTGATCTCCCACCATCTTTTTGGGGAGATGGGGATCGATCAGGAACATCAGCTGGATCTCTTTGGCCGATGCAAGGTCTTCGAACTGCATCGAGAAGTTCTCGTATATCTCCAGCGGACTGAAAGGGGAGAGGTTCATGTAAATGCTTCCGCTCTCAACCTGCATCAGTTCAAGGAGATTTTCGATGTTGCGCATCATCGAAAGGGCACTTCGACTCGTCATATCGACGTATTCCTGCTGCCACGATCCCAGAGGGCTGTTTTTGAGCAGATCGGTAAACCCGATAATGGCATTCATCGGCGTACGGAATTCATGGGAAATGTTGGTGAGAAATTTCTTTTTGAAATGTTCGAAATAACGTTCCGCGGCTTTGGCCCTCTCGAGCACCGTCGTATCCTGAAAGACGACCCCGATGATCGGCGTGCGTCCGATCATGATCACTTCGGATTTGACCGCGACGCTGTATTCGGCTTCCCCGGCTCTCATTTTCCCGCGATATCGCCCCGGCTGGGACAGCAAAAACGATATTTCGACTCCGAAGGGTTCAAACCACTCCAGCAACGATGGGAGCGAAGCGACATCCTTTCCCCCCAGCAGATCGAGCAGCTGGGCGTTGCACCCGACAACCCCGCCGGACATATCGGCATACATCATCGGGTCGGTATGCAGTCTGGCGCAGGAGGTCAGCAATTCGATGGTTTCCGGATAAGCTTGATGAAAACTCTCGATGTAGTGCATGGTTGCTCCTTACAACGGATCGTGCAGATATTTCCGGAGAACGTACTCCAGTTTTTCGCGCGTGAGCGGTTTGGAGAGGTAGTCGTCGAGTCCCCGTTCGAGGATGTATTCCCGGTCTCCTTCCATCGCGAGGGCCGTCAGGGCGATGATGGGCATACGGCGCAGGGGGCTCTCTTCGGCTTTGATCTCCTGCGTCGCCAGAATGCCGTCTTTGATCGGCATATCGATGTCCATGAAAACGATGTCGTAACGGTGGGTACGACACGCTTCGACTGCTTCGTCGCCGTTGGACACCGCGGTGACCGCAATGCCGTACTCGCGCAGCAGCAGTTTGATCAGCCGCTGGTTGATCAGATTGTCTTCGACGACCAGCGCGCCGACCCCGCGCTGAAGTTGTGTGGGTGCCGCGACCGCGGGGCGCGGCAGGTTCAGGACTTCGGATAAGTGTGCATACAACATACCGGGGAGTAACGGCTTATGCAGCGCCTTGTCGACGACGTGCAGCATTTTGGCCTGCAGCCGTTCGTTCGCTTCGAGCACCAAAACGGTCTTGCAGGTACGGTTCAGCCGCTCGAGCTTCATCACCCATTCCCCTTTCTCCTGCGACGCAATCAGGTAAATCACCTCGGCGTTCTCGAACAGCGTTTCGTCGATCAATTGTACTTTGGTCACACTGACACCGAAACTGCGGAGATAGTTGGTAAGGTGGTTGGCATCGTCGAGCCGCTTTTCATCGATGAGCACCACCTTGACGCTGTGGGCGTTGATCATCGAAAGAGCGTGATCGGACGAACCTTCCATCGTCAGGGCGAAGCTGAAAGTGGACCCTTTCCCCTCCTCGCTGGCGATTTTGAGATCGCCGCCCATCAGGGCGATCAGGCCATGCGAAAGGCTCAGCCCCACGCCCAGCCGATTGTCCGCATGATCCCCCGAAACAAACGGACGGGTGATGTTCCCGAGCTCGGATTTGCTGATCCCTTTGCCGGTATCTTTGACGCTGAAACCGACGTTACAACTCCCCGACGTATTACGTTTGAGCAGCTTTACCTCAACCGTAATACGCCCTCCCGAAGGGGTAAATTTGAGGGCGTTGACGTAAAGGTTGTTCAGAACCTGCCTGATTTTGCGGATATCCCCGATCAGGCGGCTTGGAAGTTTGGGATCGATGAAAAACGACACGTTGATCCCCTTGTCGCTTCCGGTCGAAACGCAGTTTTTCCCCAGTTCCTCCATCTCGGCGATGACGTCGAATTCGCTGTCGTTGAGGCTGAGACGGCCGTTTTGCATCTGGGCCAGGTCCAGAAGGTTTTCGATGTTGGACATCAGGTTGCGGGCGGAGCTTTGAACCGAACGGATGTACTCGGCCTGCGTTTCGCTCGGCGACGTTTTGGAAAGGAGTTCGACGAATCCCAGAATGCCGTTCATGGGGGTTCGGAATTCGTGCCCGATGTTCGAGAGAAACTTGCTTTTGAGCTGTTCGGTCCGTCTTACCTCTTCTTGGAGATCGGTCTCCGCGGTTCGGTCCTGAAGCCGCAGGAGATAGAGTTCGGCCCCGTCTCCTTCCAGCAGCGTCGCGGTCGCCGAGAACGAACGGGATTTCCCCGAACGGTCGGTAATCCCGACGCCGTATCCGAGGGGGCAATGGGTACGGATGTAATCAAGCCAGCTTTTGTCGTATTCGGTAAAGACCTCTTCGTCTTCATGATCGAAAAGTTCGCGGATGCTCTCGTAGCCCGAGCGGAGCTGTTCGA is a genomic window containing:
- the nrfD gene encoding NrfD/PsrC family molybdoenzyme membrane anchor subunit, whose amino-acid sequence is MVHETIAATNAVVVLDVALPGIVWGWIITMNMWAKSIGTGIIFLAFYLLKKHPEQTGFIRFPVVAISIVFIHIFLFFTVIDLHQMFRFWHIFFYPHLTSAITIGAWMATGFVGLLFGMAYAIYLKKDEALYDKLLGWTTLLAVPVTLYTAGLMAQSTAREIWQMPTESAQMILAALLAGSATMLLLGGNKFSDAIKKDLAVVLGLSAAAAFILYMAELIFGPMKAEEVAAVLHYVKGGEYTVMFWIGQVMAFIVPMVLVCLSIKNQSYYLLKIAAVSALIGLWVSKHVWLVIPQLLPMS
- a CDS encoding 4Fe-4S dicluster domain-containing protein yields the protein MQLGFLVDLRLCMGCKGCEIACKVENEVPLSTWRLRVKYVDVGTFPETKRTFTPLRCNHCANAPCERICPVSALHYLENGIVNIDKERCIGCAGCVMACPYGAIYIDPQTQTADKCTYCAHRIASAMMPACVVACPVEANIFGDLDDPTSNISKYIQSHQGNVQVRKPERGTFPHHYYVGGGNVTLNPLASVREEGHNLFNNITHLPVGGH
- the hisD gene encoding histidinol dehydrogenase → MTLINANDSTFPAVFEELLGRGKMDMEHVSSIVKGLIDEIRSDNDDALIRHIAKFDRWTPKSGEELRIDPADMKKAYDALDADLKASLHLAYDRIRAYHEKQLPKSWFDTEANGTILGQKVTPVDRAGLYIPGGKAAYPSSLLMNVIPAQVAGVEQIVVATPTPDNEPNELLLAACHLCGVNQVFKVGGASAIAAMAYGTRTIPKVDVITGPGNIFVATAKKMVFGEVNIDMIAGPSEIGVLADDSANPNHIAIDLLSQAEHDEMASSILITPSRAFADACAAEIESWLSKLPREEIARKSIDERAAIIVTETMEEAVKLMNEIAPEHLEVSTDNPFALLPSIKHAGAIFLGHYTPEAIGDYVAGPNHTLPTGGTARFYSPLGVENFMKKSSIIAFSRAAINEIGGACALIAHTEGLGAHEASVRVRLDD
- a CDS encoding thioredoxin family protein gives rise to the protein MIKIVAALLLGSAVLFGGEIKWEKDLSGAIERAAKEKKPLMVVVTKYGCKWCDVLKKETLKNPKVSAIVNRDFVAYEGVMEEGGVPQSLMTPGTPATWFIKGKTPMFEPVMGAVGVEDFLYALDTVKKEYAAPASKK
- a CDS encoding shikimate kinase, whose product is MKNIVLIGFMGVGKGSVAREIVKLSDMIALDTDDIIESMENRKIKKIFAEEGEEYFRALERKVALWLQKEVRSTLISTGGGFFKVPNLSKIGTVVYLYAPFETIYGRILEHPNAEKKLRKRPLFQDIEKAKKLYEERSPLYKKAADIVIDVSEKEIPQIAKEILKKVKKDD
- a CDS encoding cupin domain-containing protein codes for the protein MIRPSNLFEGPVPPENGEVFTPVFETSGLRIEAIRSRLKTPGEWYDQVENEWVMLVCGEAMLEIAGEVLRLRGGDHLLIPARTPHRVLSTAQDTYWIGVFSS
- a CDS encoding methyl-accepting chemotaxis protein translates to MLKTVKSKIIFSTLLFSFMGLGAIYWYLTTTFHDFSNETAKRSLNMLSQSIFQTLSQSMLAGDPKVVEEAIKNAQTIEGIEKLKVEKSQAVIDLFGLDAKFTNEPMVKEIFKNKQPVVTENTNGSHTIRLLQPLVAEERCLACHTNIQSGDVLGVMDLVISLEKNDAEISKTETILLIALGIVVITFVSVLNIFFGKEVLNPLEGLRNRIGSLVSGDKDLTKRLEVTKEDEFSEAALAVNRFVGMVQETVNEVKELGRQNSTIATTITDATRKISAGVEQERQIVEATTQKSHSIKEILSGAIAISEQTQKNVANANEELVTAKDALYKLVSEVDGYIETEHDMASQLISLRQDADQVKNVLGVIKDIADQTNLLALNAAIEAARAGEHGRGFAVVADEVRKLAERTQKSLTEIEISVGTIVQAINDVSDKMGENAKNMNELTAISNEVEEKISATSGEMERSVAVAQRSYNDSIEVVGHIEWIIEKISQINVVSENNRHSVEQIENDSRQLLEVAQSLSARINEFKS